The following proteins are encoded in a genomic region of Cygnus olor isolate bCygOlo1 chromosome 23, bCygOlo1.pri.v2, whole genome shotgun sequence:
- the SRSF4 gene encoding serine/arginine-rich splicing factor 4 isoform X1 has product MPRVYIGRLSYQARERDVERFFKGYGKILEVDLKNGYGFVEFDDLRDADDAVYELNGKDLCGERVIVEHARGPRRDSSYGSGRSGYGYRRSGRDKYGPPTRTEYRLIVENLSSRCSWQDLKDYMRQAGEVTYADAHKGRKNEGVIEFKSYSDMKRALEKLDGTEVNGRKIRLVEDRPGSRRRRSYSRSRSHSRSRSRSRHSHKSRSRSASSSRSKSRSRSRSVSRSRSKSRSRSKSRSRGQKEKSRTPSKEDKSRSRSRSAEKSRNKSKDKSEGTVHNSDEKAKSRSRSKEKSKSRSRSGSKDRGETRGSLRSRSKEKSRSKDREKSISKARSRSKSRDESRSRSHSKDKRKSRKRSRDDSRSRSRSRSHSKSEKSKRRSKRDSKSSSKKKRKDSHERSRSVSKEKEHLKSESDKKEAKGEGEDAAAHQVSRSRSRSISKSKPNVKSDSRSRSKSVSKPRSRSKSRSRSASRSHSRSRSRSRSRS; this is encoded by the exons ATGCCGCGGGTGTACATCGGCCGCCTGAGCTACCAGGCGCGGGAGCGGGACGTGGAGCGCTTCTTCAAGGGCTACGGCAAGATCCTCGAGGTGGACCTCAAGAACGG GTATGGCTTTGTTGAGTTTGATGATCTGCGAGACGCAGATGATGCTGTTTATGAGCTAAATGGTAAAGATCTTTGTGGGGAGAGAGTGATCGTTGAGCATGCCAGAGGCCCACGGCGTGACAGCAGTTACGGTTCTGGACGCA GTGGATATGGTTATAGAAGAAGCGGAAGAGATAAGTACGGTCCTCCTACCCGTACAGAATACAGATTGATTGTGGAAAATTTGTCAAGCCGCTGCAGTTGGCAAGATCTTAAG GATTATATGCGTCAGGCAGGGGAAGTGACATATGCAGATGCacacaaaggaaggaaaaatgaaggtGTGATTGAGTTCAAATCCTATTCTGACATGAAAAGAGCCCTTGAAAAGCTGGACGGGACAGAAGTAAATGGCAGAAAGATTAGATTAGTGGAAGACAGACCTGGATCAAGACGGCGCCGCTCTTATTCCAGAAGCCGAAGCCATTCAAG GTCTCGCTCTCGAAGCAGACATTCTCATAAGAGCAGGAGCCGCAGTGCCAGTAGTAGTCGCTCCAAGAGTAGATCAAGATCCAG GTCTGTGTCCCGTTCCAGAAGCAAGAGCCGTAGTCGAAGCAAGAGCCGTAGCAGAggccaaaaagagaaaagcaggacTCCAAGTAAAGAGGATAAAAGTAGGAGCCGCAGCAGGAGTGCAGAGAAATCACGgaacaaaagcaaagataaatCTGAGGGCACTGTCCATAACAGTGAtgagaaagcaaagagcaggagcCGCAGCAAGGAGAAGAGTAAAAGCAGGAGCAggagtggaagcaaggacagggGAGAGACAAGGGGGAGCTTGAGGAGTAGGAGCAAGGAGAAGAGTAGAAGCAAAGACAGGGAGAAGAGCATTAGCAAGGCTAGAAGCAGGAGCAAGAGTAGAGACGAGAGTAGGAGCAGGAGCCACAGtaaggacaaaaggaaaagtaggAAGAGAAGCAGGGATGACAGCAGAAGTAGAAGCAGGAGCCGCAGCCACAGCAAGAGTGAGAAAAGCAAGAGGCGCAGCAAGCGAGACAGCAAATCAAgtagcaagaagaaaaggaaggacagCCATGAGCGGTCCAGGTCAGTCtccaaagaaaaagagcatCTAAAATCGGAGTCTGACAAAAAGGAGGCAAAAGGGGAGGGTGAGGATGCAGCTGCCCATCAGGTGTCTCGCTCCAGGTCTAGGTCAATTTCCAAGTCAAAACCAAACGTCAAATCAGATTCTCGTTCCAGGtcaaaatctgtttcaaaaCCTAGGTCCCGGTCCAAGTCTAGGTCTAGGTCTGCCTCTAGGTCACACTCCCGTTCACGGTCAAGGTCTCGCTCCAGATCCTAA
- the SRSF4 gene encoding serine/arginine-rich splicing factor 4 isoform X2 translates to MSNIQKTCKQCGYGYRRSGRDKYGPPTRTEYRLIVENLSSRCSWQDLKDYMRQAGEVTYADAHKGRKNEGVIEFKSYSDMKRALEKLDGTEVNGRKIRLVEDRPGSRRRRSYSRSRSHSRSRSRSRHSHKSRSRSASSSRSKSRSRSRSVSRSRSKSRSRSKSRSRGQKEKSRTPSKEDKSRSRSRSAEKSRNKSKDKSEGTVHNSDEKAKSRSRSKEKSKSRSRSGSKDRGETRGSLRSRSKEKSRSKDREKSISKARSRSKSRDESRSRSHSKDKRKSRKRSRDDSRSRSRSRSHSKSEKSKRRSKRDSKSSSKKKRKDSHERSRSVSKEKEHLKSESDKKEAKGEGEDAAAHQVSRSRSRSISKSKPNVKSDSRSRSKSVSKPRSRSKSRSRSASRSHSRSRSRSRSRS, encoded by the exons ATGTCAAATATTCAGAAAACCTGTAAGCAAT GTGGATATGGTTATAGAAGAAGCGGAAGAGATAAGTACGGTCCTCCTACCCGTACAGAATACAGATTGATTGTGGAAAATTTGTCAAGCCGCTGCAGTTGGCAAGATCTTAAG GATTATATGCGTCAGGCAGGGGAAGTGACATATGCAGATGCacacaaaggaaggaaaaatgaaggtGTGATTGAGTTCAAATCCTATTCTGACATGAAAAGAGCCCTTGAAAAGCTGGACGGGACAGAAGTAAATGGCAGAAAGATTAGATTAGTGGAAGACAGACCTGGATCAAGACGGCGCCGCTCTTATTCCAGAAGCCGAAGCCATTCAAG GTCTCGCTCTCGAAGCAGACATTCTCATAAGAGCAGGAGCCGCAGTGCCAGTAGTAGTCGCTCCAAGAGTAGATCAAGATCCAG GTCTGTGTCCCGTTCCAGAAGCAAGAGCCGTAGTCGAAGCAAGAGCCGTAGCAGAggccaaaaagagaaaagcaggacTCCAAGTAAAGAGGATAAAAGTAGGAGCCGCAGCAGGAGTGCAGAGAAATCACGgaacaaaagcaaagataaatCTGAGGGCACTGTCCATAACAGTGAtgagaaagcaaagagcaggagcCGCAGCAAGGAGAAGAGTAAAAGCAGGAGCAggagtggaagcaaggacagggGAGAGACAAGGGGGAGCTTGAGGAGTAGGAGCAAGGAGAAGAGTAGAAGCAAAGACAGGGAGAAGAGCATTAGCAAGGCTAGAAGCAGGAGCAAGAGTAGAGACGAGAGTAGGAGCAGGAGCCACAGtaaggacaaaaggaaaagtaggAAGAGAAGCAGGGATGACAGCAGAAGTAGAAGCAGGAGCCGCAGCCACAGCAAGAGTGAGAAAAGCAAGAGGCGCAGCAAGCGAGACAGCAAATCAAgtagcaagaagaaaaggaaggacagCCATGAGCGGTCCAGGTCAGTCtccaaagaaaaagagcatCTAAAATCGGAGTCTGACAAAAAGGAGGCAAAAGGGGAGGGTGAGGATGCAGCTGCCCATCAGGTGTCTCGCTCCAGGTCTAGGTCAATTTCCAAGTCAAAACCAAACGTCAAATCAGATTCTCGTTCCAGGtcaaaatctgtttcaaaaCCTAGGTCCCGGTCCAAGTCTAGGTCTAGGTCTGCCTCTAGGTCACACTCCCGTTCACGGTCAAGGTCTCGCTCCAGATCCTAA
- the MECR gene encoding enoyl-[acyl-carrier-protein] reductase, mitochondrial isoform X2: MLAAPINPADVNMIQGTYAILAPLPAVAGNEGVGRVLEVGPGVTALRPGDWVIPADAGLGTWRTQAVFPEASLLQVPSDIPLLCAATLSVNPCTAYRMLSDFESLAPGDSVIQNAANSGVGQAVIQIAKATGVRTINVVRDRPDLPKLVERLKALGADHVITEDVLRKPEMKEIFKSIPKPRLALNCVGGKSTTEMLRHLQPKGTMVTYGGMAKQPVTVPVSAFIFRDVRLRGFWMTQWKKDHAHDKESLTSMMDALCQLVRRGQLGAPACTTVPLEDFREALVASMQPFTSSKQVLLL; the protein is encoded by the exons ATGCTGGCAGCCCCCATCAATCCGGCCGACGTCAACATGATCCAAG GCACCTACGCCATcctggccccgctgccggccgtGGCGGGGAACGAAGGCGTCGGGCGCGTGCTGGAGGTCGGCCCCGGTGTGACGGCGCTGAGACCTGGGGACTGGGTCATCCCGGCTGATGCTGGACTTG GGACGTGGCGGACGCAGGCGGTGTTCCCCGAGGCGAGCCTGCTGCAGGTGCCCAGCGACATCCCACTGCTGTGCGCCGCCACGCTCAGCGTCAACCCGTGCACGGCGTACCGCATGCTGTCCGACTTCGAGAGCCTGGCGCCGG GTGACTCCGTCATCCAGAACGCAGCCAACAGCGGCGTGGGCCAGGCTGTCATCCAGATCGCGAAAGCCACCGGCGTCAGGACCATCAACGTGGTCAGGGATAG aCCTGATCTCCCGAAGCTGGTGGAGAGGCTGAAGGCCCTGGGCGCAGACCACGTCATCACGGAGGACGTGCTGAGAAagccagaaatgaaagaaatatttaag AGCATCCCAAAGCCTCGGCTCGCCCTGAACTGTGTCGGAGGCAAAAGCACGACGGAGATGCTGCGGCATTTGCA ACCCAAAGGGACCATGGTCACCTACGGGGGCATGGCAAAGCAGCCTGTGACGGTGCCAGTG AGCGCCTTCATCTTCAGGGACGTGAGGCTGCGCGGCTTCTGGATGACCCAGTGGAAGAAGGACCACGCGCACG ACAAGGAGAGCCTGACCAGCATGATGGATGCCCTGTGCCAGCTGGTGCGGAGGGGACAGCTCGGCGCGCCCGCCTGCACCACGGTCCCACTGGAGGACTTCAGGGAAGCCCTGGTGGCCTCCATGCAGCCCTTCACCTCCTCCAAGCAGGTCCTCCTCCTCTGA
- the MECR gene encoding enoyl-[acyl-carrier-protein] reductase, mitochondrial isoform X1: MQRAAARALRGARVPPVRARSASAGPPPRGLLYERHGEPAGVLQLKELEVPRLGHSDVHVKMLAAPINPADVNMIQGTYAILAPLPAVAGNEGVGRVLEVGPGVTALRPGDWVIPADAGLGTWRTQAVFPEASLLQVPSDIPLLCAATLSVNPCTAYRMLSDFESLAPGDSVIQNAANSGVGQAVIQIAKATGVRTINVVRDRPDLPKLVERLKALGADHVITEDVLRKPEMKEIFKSIPKPRLALNCVGGKSTTEMLRHLQPKGTMVTYGGMAKQPVTVPVSAFIFRDVRLRGFWMTQWKKDHAHDKESLTSMMDALCQLVRRGQLGAPACTTVPLEDFREALVASMQPFTSSKQVLLL, encoded by the exons aTGCAGCGGGCAGCAGCGCGGGCGCTGCGAGGGGCGCGGGTCCCCCCCGTGCGGGCTCGCTCGGCCTCGGCGGGCCCCCCCCCGCGGGGGCTGCTCTATGAGCGGCACGGGGAGCCCGCGGGGGTGCTGCA gctgaaggagctggaggtGCCCAGGCTGGGGCACTCGGACGTCCACGTCAAGATGCTGGCAGCCCCCATCAATCCGGCCGACGTCAACATGATCCAAG GCACCTACGCCATcctggccccgctgccggccgtGGCGGGGAACGAAGGCGTCGGGCGCGTGCTGGAGGTCGGCCCCGGTGTGACGGCGCTGAGACCTGGGGACTGGGTCATCCCGGCTGATGCTGGACTTG GGACGTGGCGGACGCAGGCGGTGTTCCCCGAGGCGAGCCTGCTGCAGGTGCCCAGCGACATCCCACTGCTGTGCGCCGCCACGCTCAGCGTCAACCCGTGCACGGCGTACCGCATGCTGTCCGACTTCGAGAGCCTGGCGCCGG GTGACTCCGTCATCCAGAACGCAGCCAACAGCGGCGTGGGCCAGGCTGTCATCCAGATCGCGAAAGCCACCGGCGTCAGGACCATCAACGTGGTCAGGGATAG aCCTGATCTCCCGAAGCTGGTGGAGAGGCTGAAGGCCCTGGGCGCAGACCACGTCATCACGGAGGACGTGCTGAGAAagccagaaatgaaagaaatatttaag AGCATCCCAAAGCCTCGGCTCGCCCTGAACTGTGTCGGAGGCAAAAGCACGACGGAGATGCTGCGGCATTTGCA ACCCAAAGGGACCATGGTCACCTACGGGGGCATGGCAAAGCAGCCTGTGACGGTGCCAGTG AGCGCCTTCATCTTCAGGGACGTGAGGCTGCGCGGCTTCTGGATGACCCAGTGGAAGAAGGACCACGCGCACG ACAAGGAGAGCCTGACCAGCATGATGGATGCCCTGTGCCAGCTGGTGCGGAGGGGACAGCTCGGCGCGCCCGCCTGCACCACGGTCCCACTGGAGGACTTCAGGGAAGCCCTGGTGGCCTCCATGCAGCCCTTCACCTCCTCCAAGCAGGTCCTCCTCCTCTGA